Proteins from a single region of Hydra vulgaris chromosome 12, alternate assembly HydraT2T_AEP:
- the LOC100198293 gene encoding uncharacterized protein LOC100198293 isoform X6, producing the protein MSIADTTLELTFQKDRDDFIGKLQEFHALRGNAFERIPTFGGQSLDLYALYNTVISFGGIDEVTKKGKWEQVFKTLGYPPCTNADFALKQHYSRFLEAYEKIFFLGEDVDDRLFPDKYKWQNSRSKSVFKHSKPGVLGEFRSHNFDRIMLSLLSGLENEVDFALNICTLLSNVSNSIFNLGKNCSILDLILAHSGFWCTDNSFDKEMCTEWFSRSGKDFLKFWNDSISDPFLKKVYNELYNIEQNKVYDKHSLFSCGTSQEKSSEFARVLQISMILYNFSFEQINAMFLAQHSTTEKFLLFSSFSSYNNIQSNSLDTLDNISEYITLKANEDFFTQQILRIIHLFCTSKDRFRRIRAKSILAKLARSENAKIIAENLSQEIYKILLDTISFPDISLVLTSMDALFSLSGLCESTATSICLVQGSINLLTSLLTLQAESFGNHAIEGFRIVENKCSMFTPKNQAFLQSQYERSYIENNRACQPEMIAPPSKMHTPHLGNMHLPMPRLPPYVLSQPTHHVLSQPTQIYPNLQPIQTYPNQQPIQRYPNQQPINTYPSQQPIQTYPNQQPIQTYPNQQLNKADASNVSYGNQTNEFVEVDSETYAVHWMSAYYEPHPSNNILLSTIYADYEQVSKSSSRKGILSFEAFQVILRAILPPHLAQIILIDSNGTLAVSGIQRKAIPLYVQSVIPAKKSGDEVKISNNFLQNETFGKLPNTHESENVSSQLNGNSEKPVSCDRRLKTGEGYHEVIEKLKIESEGHFMQFHLHRQHLQALQVQIHQLMQTADVEHVPATVIKDIQIRAQTHQQQMQNHYQKLLQLTNLTEQVHNKMIQQDNVPKGSIKTNDSFKTPDKEVAQESLLFERNGKVENEFNNSSNHLHTDQKSLNNLSIKSDQVSSTNPHALIPHFPFKNESTVQPPIVSGDLIRKKSPNSSPLSSPKKIKVKRGFNNPSDYPGLAQISQNNRLARTSPQNKISLPTNGLSLNGATHPAAPVPALQLVAPVPAVHPVTPVVQPFSTKFLNISSQEINHLPFQNNTESIINFQTSSSIMNHFSKTFTESKLNGVDVNYQTNCFNSKFKKVKQLDSNSVETSNPRCSIPNSSPAPSFLPLIKVNHFNGHSINGNFERKIEIQKENIKSNLSEESINDDFVDFERICDSDHISSEAVLQKQKKTLNEKEINYIESPKENYLLENSREKTVNSENHNDEKVDQLQNCLKPNHKELNFLNSNLMLDRMAPQIKPNGIETKNNSFKDVVVNDYGSSVTVINREDSRVNCLRLPLSNSNFNRTSDLHTNNCTPKISPQTSIISNDFVQKSDNERTHIKLCKLTTLQTCRNMFKCEWNDCCFAFHCESELFEHMVMNHAPTDGKMQHCNVAGCFSSQMLRGSFILHLQDVHFSCNTFLNYWKVEHENESPVTRSLRFTAALILRNIAKNSPCAKSLLLRHEDSIARIAMSTSEAASPAAECLFELYNTAKTETSDTEDLDYL; encoded by the exons GTTTCTAGAAgcttatgaaaaaattttctttttgggAGAAGATGTTGATGACAGATTGTTTCCTGATAAATATAAATGGCAAAACTCAAGAAGCAAAT cagtGTTCAAACATTCTAAACCAGGAGTCTTAGGAG AATTTCGTTCACATAACTTTGACCGTATTATGTTGTCTCTTCTTTCTGGACTCGAAAATGAAGTAGATTTTGCATTGAATATCTGCACACTTTTATCAAATGTTTCTAATTCAATATTTAATCTCGGAAAg aaCTGTTCAATCCTGGATTTGATTTTGGCTCACAGTGGATTTTGGTGTACAG ataattcaTTTGATAAAGAAATGTGCACAGAGTGGTTTTCTAGAAGTGGAAAGGATTTTTTAAAG ttttggaaTGATTCGATCAGTGatccttttttgaaaaaagtatacaaTGAGTTATACAATATag aacaaaacaAAGTGTATGACAAACATTCTCTTTTTTCTTGTGGTACATCGCAAGAGAAATCATCAGAATTTGCAAGAGTTTTACAG atctCGATGATTCtgtataatttttcatttgagCAAATAAACGCAATGTTTTTAGCACAACACTCAACAActgaaaa atttttgttgttttcaagtttttcatcTTATAACAATATCCAAAGCAACAGTTTGGATACTCTTGACAATATATCAGAATAT atAACCTTAAAAGCTAATGAAGATTTTTTCACCCAGCAAATCTTAAGAATTATTCATTTGTTTTGTACTTCAAAAGATAGATTTCGAAGAATACGAG caaaatccATATTGGCTAAACTGGCAAGGAgtgaaaatgcaaaaatcatTGCAGAAAATTTATCtcaagaaatatataaaattttattggataCAATTTCTTTTCCAGATATATCA cttgTTCTTACAAGTATGGATGCATTGTTTTCTCTCTCTGGGTTATGTGAAAGTACTGCTACTTCAATTTGCTTAGTTCAAGGAAGTATAAATTTGCTTACAAGCTTACTTACACTTCAAGCTGAATCTTTTGGAAACCATGCAATTGAAGGTTTTAGAATTGTTGAAAACAAGTGCTCTATGTTCACACCTAaaaatcaagcttttttacAATCACAGTATGAAAGAtcttatatagaaaataatcgTGCATGTCAACCTGAAATGATTGCACCGCCATCTAAAATGCATACTCCTCATTTAGGAAACATGCATTTACCAATGCCAA GGTTACCACCTTATGTATTATCTCAACCAACTCACCATGTATTATCTCAACCAACTCAGATATATCCTAATCTGCAACCAATTCAGACATATCCGAATCAGCAACCAATTCAGAGATATCCGAATCAGCAACCAATTAATACATATCCAAGTCAGCAACCAATTCAGACATATCCAAATCAGCAACCAATTCAGACATATCCAAATCAGCAATTAAACAAAGCTGATGcttcaaatgtaagttatggtAATCAAACAAACGAGTTTGTTGAGGTTGATTCTGAAACATATGCGGTGCATTGGATGAGTGCATATTATGAGCCTCACCCTTCAAACAATATACTTTTGTCAACCATTTATGCTGACTATGAGCAAGTTAGTAAAAGTAGTTCCAGAAAAGGTATTTTGTCATTTGAGGCATTTCAAGTTATCCTGAG ggCTATTCTTCCACCACATCTTgcacaaataattttaattgattccaATGGCACTTTAGCTGTGTCTGGTATACAGAGGAAAGCAATTCCATTGTATGTACAGAGTGTAATTCCAGCAAAAAAAAGTGGTGACGAAGTAAagatttcaaataattttttacaaaatgaaacTTTTGGTAAACTACCGAATACTCATGAAAGTGAAAATGTTTCAAGTCAGTTAAATGGAAATAGTGAAAAGCCTGTATCTTGTGATAGAAGGCTAAAGACAGGTGAAGGTTATCATGAggtaattgaaaaattaaaaattgaatctgAAGGTCATTTTATGCAGTTTCACTTGCATCGTCAGCATTTACAAGCTCTGCAAGTGCAAATTCATCAGTTGATGCAAACAGCAGATGTTGAGCATGTTCCTGCCACAGTTATTAAAGATATTCAAATAAGAGCACAAACTCATCAACAACAGATGCagaatcattatcaaaaattgcTTCAGCTAACAAACCTGACAGAGCAAGTTCACAATAAGATGATTCAACAAGATAATGTACCTAAAGGAAGCATAAAAACTAATGATAGCTTTAAAACTCCAGATAAAGAAGTCGCTCAAGAGAGtttattatttgaaagaaaCGGGAAAGtggaaaatgaatttaataattcatcAAATCATTTACATACTGATCAAaagtctttaaataatttatcaattaaatcTGATCAAGTTAGTTCTACAAATCCACATGCATTAATTCCTCATTTTccctttaaaaatgaaagtacTGTTCAACCTCCCATAGTTTCAGGTGatcttataagaaaaaaatctcCTAATAGTTCACCTCTTAGTTcccccaaaaaaattaaagttaaaagagGATTTAACAATCCATCAGATTATCCTGGGTTAGCCCAAATTTCTCAAAACAACAGGTTAGCACGAACTTCAccgcaaaataaaataagcctACCGACCAACGGGTTATCTCTAAATGGAGCTACACACCCTGCTGCACCAGTTCCAGCCTTACAACTTGTTGCACCAGTTCCAGCTGTACATCCAGTTACACCAGTTGTGCAAcctttttctacaaaatttttaaatatttcttctcaagaaataaatcaccttccttttcaaaataatacagaatctataataaattttcaaaccTCTTCAAGCATTATGAATCATTTTAGTAAAACATTTACAGAAAGCAAGTTAAATGGTGTTGATGTAAATTATCAAACAAActgttttaattcaaaatttaaaaaggttaaaCAACTAGATAGTAACTCAGTAGAAACTTCAAACCCTCGTTGTTCAATTCCAAATTCAAGCCCAGCTCCTTCATTTTTACctctaataaaagtaaatcacTTTAATGGACATTCAATAAATggaaattttgaaagaaaaattgaaatacaaaaagaaaatattaaatcaaatttaagtgAAGAAAGTATTAATGATGACTTTGTAGACTTTGAAAGAATTTGTGATTCAGATCATATTTCCAGTGAAGctgttttgcaaaaacaaaaaaaaactttgaatgaaaaagaaataaattatattgaaaGTCCTAAAGAAAATTATCTTTTAGAAAATAGTCGTGAAAAAACAGTAAATTCAGAAAACCATAATGATGAGAAGGTTGATCAActtcaaaattgtttaaaacccAATCACAAAGagttgaactttttaaactctaatttaatGCTTGACAGAATGGCACCCCAAATAAAGCCAAACggaatagaaacaaaaaataatagtttcaaGGATGTTGTAGTTAATGATTATGGATCATCTGTCACAGTTATAAATAGGGAAGATTCAAGAGTAAATTGTTTAAGACTTCCACTTAgcaattcaaattttaataggACTTCAGATTTACATACAAACAATTGTACCCCTAAAATTTCACCCCAAAcatcaattatttcaaatgattttgttcaaaaatcgGATAATGAAAGAACCCATATAAAGTTATGTAAATTAACAACTCTACAAACTTGTCGTAATATGTTTAAATGTGAATGGAATGACTGTTGTTt tGCTTTTCATTGTGAATCTGAACTATTTGAGCATATGGTTATGAATCATGCTCCTACCGATGGCAAAATGCAGCATTGTAATGTGGCTGGCTGCTTTTCTTCACAAATGTTGCGTGGCAGTTTCATCTTACACCTTCAAGATGTACATTTTAGTTGTAATACATTTCTTAATTATTGGAAAGTAGAG CATGAAAATGAATCCCCAGTTACTAGAAGCCTTCGTTTTACAGCAGCTCTTATTTTAAGGAATATTGCAAAGAACTCTCCATGTGCTAAATC
- the LOC100198293 gene encoding uncharacterized protein LOC100198293 isoform X7: MSIADTTLELTFQKDRDDFIGKLQEFHALRGNAFERIPTFGGQSLDLYALYNTVISFGGIDEVTKKGKWEQVFKTLGYPPCTNADFALKQHYSRFLEAYEKIFFLGEDVDDRLFPDKYKWQNSRSKLFKHSKPGVLGEFRSHNFDRIMLSLLSGLENEVDFALNICTLLSNVSNSIFNLGKNCSILDLILAHSGFWCTDNSFDKEMCTEWFSRSGKDFLKFWNDSISDPFLKKVYNELYNIEQNKVYDKHSLFSCGTSQEKSSEFARVLQISMILYNFSFEQINAMFLAQHSTTEKFLLFSSFSSYNNIQSNSLDTLDNISEYITLKANEDFFTQQILRIIHLFCTSKDRFRRIRAKSILAKLARSENAKIIAENLSQEIYKILLDTISFPDISLVLTSMDALFSLSGLCESTATSICLVQGSINLLTSLLTLQAESFGNHAIEGFRIVENKCSMFTPKNQAFLQSQYERSYIENNRACQPEMIAPPSKMHTPHLGNMHLPMPRLPPYVLSQPTHHVLSQPTQIYPNLQPIQTYPNQQPIQRYPNQQPINTYPSQQPIQTYPNQQPIQTYPNQQLNKADASNVSYGNQTNEFVEVDSETYAVHWMSAYYEPHPSNNILLSTIYADYEQVSKSSSRKGILSFEAFQVILRAILPPHLAQIILIDSNGTLAVSGIQRKAIPLYVQSVIPAKKSGDEVKISNNFLQNETFGKLPNTHESENVSSQLNGNSEKPVSCDRRLKTGEGYHEVIEKLKIESEGHFMQFHLHRQHLQALQVQIHQLMQTADVEHVPATVIKDIQIRAQTHQQQMQNHYQKLLQLTNLTEQVHNKMIQQDNVPKGSIKTNDSFKTPDKEVAQESLLFERNGKVENEFNNSSNHLHTDQKSLNNLSIKSDQVSSTNPHALIPHFPFKNESTVQPPIVSGDLIRKKSPNSSPLSSPKKIKVKRGFNNPSDYPGLAQISQNNRLARTSPQNKISLPTNGLSLNGATHPAAPVPALQLVAPVPAVHPVTPVVQPFSTKFLNISSQEINHLPFQNNTESIINFQTSSSIMNHFSKTFTESKLNGVDVNYQTNCFNSKFKKVKQLDSNSVETSNPRCSIPNSSPAPSFLPLIKVNHFNGHSINGNFERKIEIQKENIKSNLSEESINDDFVDFERICDSDHISSEAVLQKQKKTLNEKEINYIESPKENYLLENSREKTVNSENHNDEKVDQLQNCLKPNHKELNFLNSNLMLDRMAPQIKPNGIETKNNSFKDVVVNDYGSSVTVINREDSRVNCLRLPLSNSNFNRTSDLHTNNCTPKISPQTSIISNDFVQKSDNERTHIKLCKLTTLQTCRNMFKCEWNDCCFAFHCESELFEHMVMNHAPTDGKMQHCNVAGCFSSQMLRGSFILHLQDVHFSCNTFLNYWKVEHENESPVTRSLRFTAALILRNIAKNSPCAKSLLLRHEDSIARIAMSTSEAASPAAECLFELYNTAKTETSDTEDLDYL; the protein is encoded by the exons GTTTCTAGAAgcttatgaaaaaattttctttttgggAGAAGATGTTGATGACAGATTGTTTCCTGATAAATATAAATGGCAAAACTCAAGAAGCAAAT tGTTCAAACATTCTAAACCAGGAGTCTTAGGAG AATTTCGTTCACATAACTTTGACCGTATTATGTTGTCTCTTCTTTCTGGACTCGAAAATGAAGTAGATTTTGCATTGAATATCTGCACACTTTTATCAAATGTTTCTAATTCAATATTTAATCTCGGAAAg aaCTGTTCAATCCTGGATTTGATTTTGGCTCACAGTGGATTTTGGTGTACAG ataattcaTTTGATAAAGAAATGTGCACAGAGTGGTTTTCTAGAAGTGGAAAGGATTTTTTAAAG ttttggaaTGATTCGATCAGTGatccttttttgaaaaaagtatacaaTGAGTTATACAATATag aacaaaacaAAGTGTATGACAAACATTCTCTTTTTTCTTGTGGTACATCGCAAGAGAAATCATCAGAATTTGCAAGAGTTTTACAG atctCGATGATTCtgtataatttttcatttgagCAAATAAACGCAATGTTTTTAGCACAACACTCAACAActgaaaa atttttgttgttttcaagtttttcatcTTATAACAATATCCAAAGCAACAGTTTGGATACTCTTGACAATATATCAGAATAT atAACCTTAAAAGCTAATGAAGATTTTTTCACCCAGCAAATCTTAAGAATTATTCATTTGTTTTGTACTTCAAAAGATAGATTTCGAAGAATACGAG caaaatccATATTGGCTAAACTGGCAAGGAgtgaaaatgcaaaaatcatTGCAGAAAATTTATCtcaagaaatatataaaattttattggataCAATTTCTTTTCCAGATATATCA cttgTTCTTACAAGTATGGATGCATTGTTTTCTCTCTCTGGGTTATGTGAAAGTACTGCTACTTCAATTTGCTTAGTTCAAGGAAGTATAAATTTGCTTACAAGCTTACTTACACTTCAAGCTGAATCTTTTGGAAACCATGCAATTGAAGGTTTTAGAATTGTTGAAAACAAGTGCTCTATGTTCACACCTAaaaatcaagcttttttacAATCACAGTATGAAAGAtcttatatagaaaataatcgTGCATGTCAACCTGAAATGATTGCACCGCCATCTAAAATGCATACTCCTCATTTAGGAAACATGCATTTACCAATGCCAA GGTTACCACCTTATGTATTATCTCAACCAACTCACCATGTATTATCTCAACCAACTCAGATATATCCTAATCTGCAACCAATTCAGACATATCCGAATCAGCAACCAATTCAGAGATATCCGAATCAGCAACCAATTAATACATATCCAAGTCAGCAACCAATTCAGACATATCCAAATCAGCAACCAATTCAGACATATCCAAATCAGCAATTAAACAAAGCTGATGcttcaaatgtaagttatggtAATCAAACAAACGAGTTTGTTGAGGTTGATTCTGAAACATATGCGGTGCATTGGATGAGTGCATATTATGAGCCTCACCCTTCAAACAATATACTTTTGTCAACCATTTATGCTGACTATGAGCAAGTTAGTAAAAGTAGTTCCAGAAAAGGTATTTTGTCATTTGAGGCATTTCAAGTTATCCTGAG ggCTATTCTTCCACCACATCTTgcacaaataattttaattgattccaATGGCACTTTAGCTGTGTCTGGTATACAGAGGAAAGCAATTCCATTGTATGTACAGAGTGTAATTCCAGCAAAAAAAAGTGGTGACGAAGTAAagatttcaaataattttttacaaaatgaaacTTTTGGTAAACTACCGAATACTCATGAAAGTGAAAATGTTTCAAGTCAGTTAAATGGAAATAGTGAAAAGCCTGTATCTTGTGATAGAAGGCTAAAGACAGGTGAAGGTTATCATGAggtaattgaaaaattaaaaattgaatctgAAGGTCATTTTATGCAGTTTCACTTGCATCGTCAGCATTTACAAGCTCTGCAAGTGCAAATTCATCAGTTGATGCAAACAGCAGATGTTGAGCATGTTCCTGCCACAGTTATTAAAGATATTCAAATAAGAGCACAAACTCATCAACAACAGATGCagaatcattatcaaaaattgcTTCAGCTAACAAACCTGACAGAGCAAGTTCACAATAAGATGATTCAACAAGATAATGTACCTAAAGGAAGCATAAAAACTAATGATAGCTTTAAAACTCCAGATAAAGAAGTCGCTCAAGAGAGtttattatttgaaagaaaCGGGAAAGtggaaaatgaatttaataattcatcAAATCATTTACATACTGATCAAaagtctttaaataatttatcaattaaatcTGATCAAGTTAGTTCTACAAATCCACATGCATTAATTCCTCATTTTccctttaaaaatgaaagtacTGTTCAACCTCCCATAGTTTCAGGTGatcttataagaaaaaaatctcCTAATAGTTCACCTCTTAGTTcccccaaaaaaattaaagttaaaagagGATTTAACAATCCATCAGATTATCCTGGGTTAGCCCAAATTTCTCAAAACAACAGGTTAGCACGAACTTCAccgcaaaataaaataagcctACCGACCAACGGGTTATCTCTAAATGGAGCTACACACCCTGCTGCACCAGTTCCAGCCTTACAACTTGTTGCACCAGTTCCAGCTGTACATCCAGTTACACCAGTTGTGCAAcctttttctacaaaatttttaaatatttcttctcaagaaataaatcaccttccttttcaaaataatacagaatctataataaattttcaaaccTCTTCAAGCATTATGAATCATTTTAGTAAAACATTTACAGAAAGCAAGTTAAATGGTGTTGATGTAAATTATCAAACAAActgttttaattcaaaatttaaaaaggttaaaCAACTAGATAGTAACTCAGTAGAAACTTCAAACCCTCGTTGTTCAATTCCAAATTCAAGCCCAGCTCCTTCATTTTTACctctaataaaagtaaatcacTTTAATGGACATTCAATAAATggaaattttgaaagaaaaattgaaatacaaaaagaaaatattaaatcaaatttaagtgAAGAAAGTATTAATGATGACTTTGTAGACTTTGAAAGAATTTGTGATTCAGATCATATTTCCAGTGAAGctgttttgcaaaaacaaaaaaaaactttgaatgaaaaagaaataaattatattgaaaGTCCTAAAGAAAATTATCTTTTAGAAAATAGTCGTGAAAAAACAGTAAATTCAGAAAACCATAATGATGAGAAGGTTGATCAActtcaaaattgtttaaaacccAATCACAAAGagttgaactttttaaactctaatttaatGCTTGACAGAATGGCACCCCAAATAAAGCCAAACggaatagaaacaaaaaataatagtttcaaGGATGTTGTAGTTAATGATTATGGATCATCTGTCACAGTTATAAATAGGGAAGATTCAAGAGTAAATTGTTTAAGACTTCCACTTAgcaattcaaattttaataggACTTCAGATTTACATACAAACAATTGTACCCCTAAAATTTCACCCCAAAcatcaattatttcaaatgattttgttcaaaaatcgGATAATGAAAGAACCCATATAAAGTTATGTAAATTAACAACTCTACAAACTTGTCGTAATATGTTTAAATGTGAATGGAATGACTGTTGTTt tGCTTTTCATTGTGAATCTGAACTATTTGAGCATATGGTTATGAATCATGCTCCTACCGATGGCAAAATGCAGCATTGTAATGTGGCTGGCTGCTTTTCTTCACAAATGTTGCGTGGCAGTTTCATCTTACACCTTCAAGATGTACATTTTAGTTGTAATACATTTCTTAATTATTGGAAAGTAGAG CATGAAAATGAATCCCCAGTTACTAGAAGCCTTCGTTTTACAGCAGCTCTTATTTTAAGGAATATTGCAAAGAACTCTCCATGTGCTAAATC